A genomic region of Desulfosarcina ovata subsp. ovata contains the following coding sequences:
- the betA gene encoding choline dehydrogenase, whose protein sequence is MKPYDFIIVGGGSAGSVLANRLSTNPKHRVLVLEAGRPDHRLDFRIHMPAALTYPLAGKTYNWWYESDPEPFMQGRRIYQPRGKVLGGSSCINGMIYIRGNAQDYEKWAREEGLENWSYAHCLPYFKRFECRMVGADAYQGAAGPLYLTTPECENPLFDAFFMAVRQAGYPLTRDVNGFQQEGFGRFDRTTYRGRRWNAARAYVHPVKRRGNLTVKCHTLVSRILFEGKRAVGVEYRKGKKVHRVYGAEIVCCGGAINSPQLLQLSGVGKAEDLSALGINVIQDLPGVGRNLQDHLELYVQYACKKPVSMYPALKWYNQPWIGAKWLFGRTGEAATNHFEAGGFIRGNDQVAYPNIQFHFLPIAIRYDGSSPRQGHGYQVHIGPMNTDVRGRVKITSADPTAYPSIRFNYLSTEQERREWVEAIRRAREIMTQPAFDEFRGAELAPGEGVESDDEILDFVAREGESAYHPSCTCAMGTHAEAVTDPQLRVQGVENLRVVDASIMPYVTNGNIYSPVMMIAEKAADLILGNTPLAPEPLPYYRHEQVGEEAAA, encoded by the coding sequence ATGAAACCCTACGATTTTATTATCGTTGGCGGCGGTTCGGCCGGATCCGTTCTGGCCAACCGCCTGAGCACCAACCCCAAACACCGTGTCCTGGTCCTGGAAGCCGGCCGGCCGGATCATCGCCTGGATTTCCGAATCCACATGCCGGCGGCCCTGACCTACCCGCTGGCCGGCAAAACATACAACTGGTGGTACGAATCGGATCCCGAACCGTTCATGCAGGGCCGCAGGATCTATCAGCCGCGGGGCAAGGTTCTGGGCGGATCCAGCTGTATCAACGGCATGATTTACATTCGCGGTAACGCCCAGGACTATGAGAAGTGGGCCCGGGAGGAGGGTCTCGAAAACTGGTCTTACGCCCATTGCCTGCCCTACTTCAAGCGCTTCGAGTGCCGCATGGTCGGTGCCGATGCCTACCAGGGGGCGGCAGGACCGCTCTACCTGACCACGCCCGAGTGCGAAAATCCCCTTTTCGACGCGTTTTTCATGGCTGTCCGGCAGGCCGGCTATCCGCTCACCAGGGACGTCAACGGATTCCAGCAGGAGGGATTCGGCCGGTTCGACCGCACCACCTACCGTGGCCGCCGCTGGAACGCGGCCAGGGCCTATGTGCATCCGGTGAAACGCCGCGGCAACCTGACCGTCAAATGCCATACCCTGGTCAGCCGCATTCTGTTCGAGGGTAAGCGTGCCGTGGGGGTTGAATACAGGAAGGGCAAAAAGGTGCACCGCGTCTACGGGGCCGAGATCGTCTGCTGTGGCGGAGCCATCAACTCGCCGCAGTTGTTGCAGCTTTCCGGGGTGGGCAAGGCCGAGGATCTGTCGGCACTGGGGATCAACGTGATCCAGGATCTGCCCGGGGTGGGCCGGAACCTGCAGGATCATCTCGAACTGTACGTGCAGTATGCCTGCAAGAAACCGGTGAGCATGTATCCCGCGCTGAAGTGGTACAATCAGCCGTGGATAGGAGCAAAGTGGCTGTTCGGCCGCACCGGTGAGGCGGCCACCAACCATTTCGAGGCCGGCGGATTCATCCGCGGCAACGACCAGGTGGCCTATCCCAACATCCAGTTTCACTTTCTGCCTATTGCCATCCGTTACGACGGATCGTCACCCCGCCAGGGTCACGGCTACCAGGTGCATATCGGCCCCATGAACACCGATGTGCGCGGGCGGGTGAAGATCACCTCTGCCGATCCGACGGCCTATCCCAGCATCCGTTTCAACTACCTCTCCACGGAGCAGGAGCGCCGCGAGTGGGTGGAAGCCATCCGCCGTGCCCGGGAGATCATGACCCAGCCGGCCTTTGACGAATTCCGCGGGGCGGAACTGGCGCCGGGCGAGGGGGTCGAGAGCGATGACGAGATCCTCGATTTCGTGGCCCGCGAGGGCGAGTCGGCCTACCATCCCAGCTGCACCTGCGCCATGGGCACCCACGCCGAGGCCGTGACCGATCCCCAGCTGCGCGTCCAGGGTGTGGAAAACCTCAGGGTGGTAGACGCCTCGATCATGCCTTATGTAACCAACGGCAATATCTACTCTCCGGTGATGATGATCGCCGAAAAGGCGGCCGACCTGATTTTGGGCAACACGCCCCTGGCACCGGAGCCCCTGCCTTACTACCGCCATGAGCAGGTCGGGGAGGAGGCTGCCGCATGA
- a CDS encoding CsgG/HfaB family protein, with protein MKRESTARVGDQSPIQWLFILATIAVTLGCASTTVDQRPVLTDDSGNARAVYSADTKPVTAVLPLVLGLGPEAVKQYPQLVEKSVGMGVYQLVLSAVTESNRFSVVEVRPENIDAILQERWLQQSGLMSDGQAAVEARQRGAAQVIYGRIYDYAETVSEKIVGLQARHTKKMVVGIQLICTDASSFRQIGIGTAVGYGDSILGATRSAVLLAREKMLRRLFVADPADRQPSGSD; from the coding sequence GTGAAAAGAGAGTCAACGGCCCGCGTTGGTGACCAATCCCCGATCCAGTGGCTATTCATCCTTGCAACGATCGCCGTCACACTGGGATGCGCATCCACCACCGTCGACCAGCGCCCCGTGTTAACTGATGACAGCGGAAATGCCCGTGCCGTTTACTCAGCGGATACAAAACCGGTGACGGCCGTTCTTCCCCTGGTGCTGGGCCTGGGGCCCGAAGCGGTGAAGCAATATCCCCAACTGGTCGAAAAATCCGTGGGCATGGGGGTCTATCAGCTGGTCCTGAGTGCCGTCACCGAATCCAATCGGTTCAGCGTGGTCGAAGTCCGTCCGGAGAATATCGATGCCATTCTCCAGGAACGCTGGCTTCAGCAATCCGGGCTCATGTCCGACGGGCAAGCTGCCGTGGAGGCCCGGCAACGGGGGGCCGCTCAGGTGATCTATGGCCGGATTTATGACTATGCGGAAACGGTATCGGAAAAAATTGTCGGTCTCCAGGCCCGGCACACCAAAAAAATGGTGGTTGGGATCCAGCTCATCTGCACCGATGCCTCCTCTTTTCGTCAGATCGGCATCGGCACCGCCGTCGGCTATGGCGACAGCATCCTTGGGGCAACCCGCTCGGCCGTGCTTCTGGCTAGGGAGAAGATGCTCAGACGACTGTTTGTCGCCGACCCTGCCGATCGCCAGCCCTCCGGATCCGACTGA
- a CDS encoding CsgG/HfaB family protein, with translation MIALFLNPTDLEAAPSSTAMQSDAGNDVDQRIAIYPFVTDSAEKLPHSDFLPEWISQSLAEYLSEAKTIQILERRKLDALLSELRLGTSDLVHEDTRLRLGRLLGVDYFVFGSYVPVGDQLLISAHLVSTASGVVVKAADGQGAFLKVKAIVQRLSAKLLDGLGHRVQAETLRQAGSMPGPEIRTLYDKGLEQEHRGQTEAALDYYRQILAIEPDQPWAREAVQRLAATGERAGTGYSHCPGGKRRSFIVLAIENEVDDAAWKNRLIAVGLINLIHEELFATGCYLPVDTDDETRQLIQDLVIDRWSDEKRSTSPAMQPPSVAPRTDTQVRLVVKSFGKSRSKLMLGLFSKGKVTVTVGVELSVRQNDGTTISAEGSGKGVTRSKSVGFTIRDDKVHFDESSVGIAVHEAIKAAVGNLMEQS, from the coding sequence ATGATCGCGCTTTTTCTCAACCCGACCGATCTTGAGGCGGCGCCGTCTTCAACGGCCATGCAAAGCGATGCGGGAAACGATGTCGATCAACGAATCGCCATCTATCCGTTTGTCACCGACAGCGCTGAAAAACTGCCCCATTCCGATTTTCTCCCCGAATGGATCAGCCAGAGCCTGGCCGAGTACCTTTCCGAAGCAAAGACCATCCAGATCCTGGAACGCCGGAAACTCGATGCCCTGCTGAGCGAGTTGCGTCTCGGCACCAGCGATCTGGTGCATGAGGACACCCGGCTCCGCTTAGGACGCCTTTTGGGGGTTGACTACTTTGTTTTCGGCAGTTACGTGCCGGTCGGCGACCAACTCCTCATTTCCGCCCACCTGGTCAGCACGGCCAGCGGCGTGGTGGTGAAGGCCGCCGACGGCCAGGGGGCATTTCTGAAGGTCAAAGCGATCGTCCAGCGCCTGTCCGCCAAGCTTCTCGACGGCCTGGGGCATCGCGTGCAGGCGGAAACGCTGCGCCAGGCCGGATCGATGCCGGGGCCTGAAATCAGAACGCTTTACGATAAGGGGCTTGAGCAGGAACATCGCGGCCAGACAGAGGCCGCGCTGGACTATTATCGGCAAATTCTCGCTATAGAGCCGGACCAGCCGTGGGCCCGAGAAGCCGTCCAGCGTCTGGCCGCAACGGGTGAAAGGGCCGGAACCGGATACAGCCACTGCCCAGGCGGAAAAAGGCGGAGCTTCATCGTTTTGGCTATTGAGAACGAGGTCGACGATGCCGCGTGGAAGAACCGGCTCATTGCCGTGGGATTGATCAACCTGATCCATGAAGAGCTGTTCGCCACCGGCTGTTATCTGCCGGTCGACACGGACGACGAGACCCGGCAGCTGATTCAGGACCTGGTCATTGACAGATGGTCCGATGAGAAACGGTCGACGTCGCCTGCCATGCAGCCGCCATCCGTCGCCCCCCGGACCGATACACAAGTTCGCTTGGTCGTCAAATCTTTCGGCAAGAGCCGTTCCAAGCTCATGCTTGGCCTGTTTTCCAAAGGCAAGGTGACCGTGACGGTCGGCGTCGAGCTGTCGGTGAGACAAAATGACGGCACCACGATCAGCGCCGAAGGTTCGGGAAAAGGCGTGACCCGCTCGAAAAGCGTCGGCTTTACCATCCGCGATGACAAGGTGCACTTTGACGAATCGTCGGTCGGCATCGCTGTCCATGAAGCGATTAAGGCGGCGGTAGGCAATCTGATGGAGCAATCGTGA
- a CDS encoding enoyl-CoA hydratase, which translates to MDYSEITFDREAAVGTLTLNNAGKINALSKQMIKEILQLLDQVAEDDTLKVLIIRAAGNHFCAGHYLAEMVDAGVKAYKSIFDQCTRMMIRIHDIPQVVIAQVQGIATAAGCQLAAWCDLIVAEEGARFSTPGVRIGLFCTTPMVAITRAIGRKAAMEMLVTGREFPAAEAKALGLVNRVVPLAELEATTRDLARQIAGASGFALSIGKQGLYAQADMTDAQALHYAKHTIVMNNMAEDAQTGIKAFLEKRTPEWKNR; encoded by the coding sequence ATGGATTACTCCGAAATCACCTTCGACCGCGAAGCAGCCGTCGGAACCCTGACCCTGAACAACGCCGGCAAAATCAACGCGCTTTCCAAACAGATGATCAAGGAAATCCTGCAACTGCTTGACCAGGTAGCAGAGGATGACACCCTGAAGGTCCTGATCATCAGGGCGGCGGGAAACCACTTTTGCGCCGGTCACTACCTGGCAGAAATGGTCGATGCCGGTGTCAAGGCATACAAATCCATCTTTGACCAATGCACCCGCATGATGATACGCATTCACGACATTCCCCAGGTGGTCATCGCCCAGGTGCAGGGCATCGCCACGGCCGCCGGCTGTCAGCTGGCCGCCTGGTGCGACCTGATCGTTGCCGAGGAAGGCGCGCGGTTCTCCACCCCCGGCGTCCGGATCGGCCTTTTCTGCACCACACCCATGGTGGCCATCACGCGCGCCATCGGCCGCAAGGCCGCCATGGAAATGCTCGTCACTGGCCGTGAGTTTCCGGCGGCCGAGGCCAAGGCTCTCGGCCTGGTCAATCGCGTCGTACCGCTGGCAGAGCTGGAAGCGACCACCCGCGACCTGGCCCGCCAGATCGCCGGGGCCAGCGGCTTCGCCCTTTCTATCGGCAAGCAGGGGCTCTATGCCCAGGCCGACATGACCGATGCCCAGGCCCTGCACTATGCCAAACACACCATCGTGATGAACAACATGGCCGAAGACGCCCAAACCGGCATCAAGGCGTTTCTGGAAAAACGGACGCCGGAGTGGAAAAACCGGTAA
- a CDS encoding response regulator — MNADNSARSGQEQTRKLLIVDDEKDFVLSLEDILETRDYIVAKAHSQEEACDTIRYFDAQVVLLDIRLGRANGINLIAKLKRIRPTVVCVMMTAYADTDTAIRALQEGAYDYLKKPLAPDELFATLNRAFEKIQLENEKTAVEQALRNQNRELEKINNRLRQIVAATQGFAACSCMEEIGPLLLKEFAQNMAADGGSLFLRDEDGLVLVHSLDPDHTPSSIAFPLRAGSVFEKAIRSGKPVVVSDIREEQDVTGSSWQGYRDGSLLVFPLTEEKGEIVGIISLHNKVPPPFTLQDKELGSILASYSSETLRAAKALEALHESKERLNAIMDSVNTGILVIDEATHRITDANSAALNMIGVSKEELVGAAHEAYVRPDPKAASAIPEPGLDSVSTERIVRKTGGGEVPILRTANRVMLGGRKHIVESFVDITKRIQLQSQLQQAQKMEAIGTLAGGIAHDFNNLLQAILGYTQVLLFNIKKEDPAFASLKGIEKAGMRAAELTRQLLTYSRKVESRLRPVDLNHEIVQVRKLLDRTIPKMIDIELALCDALNIVNADPTQMEQVLVNLAINARDSMNDGGKITIRTDNVVLSEAFCRTHLDAHPGAYVMFSVSDTGHGMDREIADHMFEPFYTTKGSGKGTGLGLAMVYGIVKNHCGHITCDSKVDSGTTFNIYLPAIEGIVGEEPGDGPATISFCGHETILLVDDEPAIRDLGEQMLSRYGYKVVTAADGETALALYERMMPQISLVVLDMFMPGMGGQRCLEKLVGMNTGVTVLIASGYATDDAREKAMAAGACGFVDKPYEVATLLKAVHRTINDQGIVR, encoded by the coding sequence ATGAATGCCGACAACAGCGCCCGCAGCGGGCAGGAGCAAACACGCAAGCTCCTGATCGTGGACGATGAAAAGGACTTTGTACTCAGTCTCGAGGACATCCTCGAAACCCGGGATTACATCGTGGCCAAGGCGCACTCCCAAGAGGAGGCCTGCGACACCATCAGGTATTTCGATGCCCAGGTGGTCCTTTTGGACATTCGTTTGGGGCGCGCCAACGGCATCAACCTGATTGCCAAGCTCAAACGCATCCGACCGACCGTCGTTTGTGTGATGATGACGGCTTATGCGGACACGGACACGGCCATTCGGGCCCTGCAGGAGGGGGCCTACGATTATCTGAAAAAACCCCTGGCACCCGACGAACTGTTTGCCACCCTGAACCGCGCTTTCGAGAAAATACAATTGGAAAACGAGAAAACCGCCGTCGAGCAAGCCCTTCGGAACCAGAACCGGGAACTGGAGAAGATCAACAACCGGCTCCGGCAGATTGTGGCGGCCACCCAGGGGTTTGCGGCCTGCAGCTGCATGGAGGAAATCGGTCCGCTGCTGCTGAAGGAGTTTGCCCAAAACATGGCCGCCGACGGCGGGAGCCTGTTTCTTCGCGATGAGGATGGACTGGTGCTCGTACACTCCCTGGACCCGGATCATACACCATCCAGCATTGCTTTTCCCCTTCGAGCGGGTTCCGTTTTCGAGAAGGCCATACGAAGCGGAAAGCCGGTGGTGGTCAGTGATATCCGCGAAGAGCAAGACGTGACCGGGAGCAGCTGGCAGGGATACCGGGACGGATCCCTGCTGGTTTTTCCACTTACGGAGGAAAAGGGTGAAATCGTCGGCATCATCTCCCTGCATAATAAAGTGCCCCCGCCGTTTACCCTGCAGGATAAAGAACTGGGTTCGATTCTGGCCTCGTACAGCAGTGAAACCTTGCGCGCCGCCAAGGCGCTCGAAGCGCTCCACGAGAGCAAGGAGCGGTTGAATGCGATCATGGATTCGGTAAATACCGGGATCCTGGTCATCGATGAGGCAACCCACCGGATCACCGATGCCAACTCGGCCGCCCTGAACATGATCGGCGTTTCCAAAGAGGAGCTTGTGGGGGCCGCGCACGAGGCATATGTCCGGCCTGACCCAAAGGCCGCATCCGCCATCCCCGAACCTGGTTTGGACAGCGTTTCCACCGAGCGGATCGTACGAAAGACGGGTGGCGGGGAAGTCCCGATCCTGAGAACCGCAAACCGTGTCATGCTCGGTGGCAGGAAGCACATTGTTGAGAGCTTTGTCGACATCACAAAGCGGATACAGCTTCAGTCACAACTGCAGCAGGCCCAAAAAATGGAGGCGATCGGCACCCTTGCCGGAGGTATTGCCCATGATTTCAATAATCTGCTCCAAGCCATCCTCGGCTATACCCAGGTACTGCTGTTCAACATCAAAAAGGAGGACCCCGCATTTGCCAGCCTGAAAGGGATCGAAAAAGCGGGCATGCGGGCAGCGGAGTTGACCCGGCAGCTGCTGACGTACAGCCGTAAGGTGGAGAGCCGGCTGCGACCCGTGGATCTCAACCATGAAATCGTTCAAGTGAGAAAACTGCTCGATCGGACCATACCCAAGATGATCGATATCGAACTGGCGTTATGCGATGCCCTGAACATCGTCAACGCGGACCCGACACAGATGGAGCAAGTTCTGGTGAACCTTGCCATCAACGCCAGGGATTCCATGAACGATGGTGGCAAGATCACGATCCGGACCGACAATGTCGTCTTGTCGGAGGCATTTTGCCGAACCCATCTCGATGCCCATCCGGGCGCTTACGTGATGTTTTCCGTCTCCGACACCGGCCACGGAATGGACAGGGAAATCGCCGATCACATGTTCGAGCCGTTTTACACCACCAAAGGAAGCGGAAAGGGCACCGGCTTGGGGCTGGCAATGGTCTACGGCATCGTCAAGAACCATTGCGGACACATCACCTGCGACAGCAAGGTGGATTCCGGGACGACATTCAACATCTATCTCCCGGCCATCGAAGGTATCGTCGGAGAAGAACCGGGAGACGGGCCGGCAACGATTTCCTTTTGCGGTCACGAGACGATTCTGCTCGTCGATGACGAGCCGGCTATCCGCGACCTTGGTGAACAGATGCTGAGCCGATACGGATACAAGGTCGTCACGGCGGCGGACGGTGAAACCGCGTTGGCCCTTTACGAAAGAATGATGCCGCAGATATCGCTTGTGGTTCTCGACATGTTTATGCCGGGGATGGGGGGCCAGCGGTGCCTCGAAAAGCTCGTCGGAATGAATACGGGCGTGACGGTGCTGATCGCCAGCGGCTATGCCACCGATGACGCCAGAGAGAAGGCGATGGCGGCCGGGGCCTGCGGATTTGTGGACAAGCCCTATGAGGTGGCCACCCTGCTGAAGGCCGTCCACAGAACCATCAACGATCAGGGAATCGTTCGATGA
- the betB gene encoding betaine-aldehyde dehydrogenase, whose amino-acid sequence MIRKPMYIDGSWQPARSGAQREIINPFDGSIIAQVAEGAREDAIDAIAAARRAFDSGPWPGTPAVERARLLFRLADLVDREKEDLARLESLDTGKTVIESRWDMDDIAGIFRYFAGLADKDGGEVIASPHPDTSSRLVREPVGVCGQISPWNYPLLQASWKMAPALAAGCTIVIKPSEITPLTTIRITELAEEAGFPPGVVNTVLGPGAEVGAELSENHAVDLISFTGGIATGKTIMRAAAGNVKKVALELGGKNPNIVFDDADLDLAVDHALNGVFFHAGQICSAGARVMVQAGIHDRFVKALTARMQRIVLGSGFADGVQMGPLISAEHLAKVAGYVTIAREEGARLVLGGDRPDDPALQNGFFYLPTLFTGCTNDMRIVQEEVFGPVISVERFDSEEEAVARANSTVYGLSAGFWTRDPDRMARVSRALRFGTVWINDFNVYFVQAPWGGYRQSGLGRELGRMGLDEYTEVKHIYQNHAPQPLGWFGK is encoded by the coding sequence ATGATCCGCAAACCGATGTACATCGACGGCAGTTGGCAACCGGCCCGGTCGGGGGCGCAACGGGAAATCATCAACCCCTTTGACGGCTCGATCATTGCCCAGGTGGCCGAGGGGGCACGCGAGGACGCCATCGACGCCATTGCGGCTGCCCGGCGCGCCTTTGACAGCGGCCCGTGGCCCGGCACACCGGCAGTGGAACGGGCCCGGCTGCTTTTTCGGCTGGCCGACCTGGTGGACCGCGAAAAAGAGGACCTGGCCCGCCTGGAGAGCCTGGATACGGGCAAGACCGTGATCGAAAGCCGCTGGGACATGGACGACATCGCCGGGATTTTCCGCTATTTCGCCGGCCTGGCTGACAAGGACGGCGGCGAGGTGATCGCCTCGCCCCACCCGGATACCAGCAGCCGGCTGGTCCGCGAGCCCGTGGGGGTGTGCGGCCAGATTTCGCCCTGGAACTACCCGTTGTTGCAGGCCTCCTGGAAGATGGCGCCGGCCCTGGCCGCCGGCTGCACGATCGTGATCAAGCCCAGCGAGATTACGCCCCTGACCACGATCCGGATCACTGAGTTGGCCGAGGAAGCGGGTTTTCCTCCCGGGGTGGTCAACACGGTGCTGGGACCGGGCGCCGAGGTGGGTGCCGAACTGTCCGAGAACCATGCTGTGGACCTGATCTCCTTTACCGGCGGTATCGCCACGGGCAAGACCATCATGCGCGCCGCTGCCGGCAACGTCAAAAAGGTGGCCCTGGAGCTGGGCGGCAAGAATCCCAACATCGTCTTTGACGATGCCGACCTGGATCTGGCCGTGGACCATGCCCTCAACGGGGTGTTTTTCCATGCCGGCCAGATCTGCTCGGCCGGCGCACGGGTGATGGTCCAGGCGGGCATTCACGACCGCTTCGTAAAGGCCCTTACCGCGCGCATGCAGCGCATTGTGCTGGGCAGCGGATTTGCCGACGGCGTTCAGATGGGTCCGCTCATTTCGGCGGAGCATCTGGCCAAAGTGGCCGGCTATGTGACCATCGCCCGGGAGGAGGGGGCCCGCCTGGTTCTCGGCGGTGACCGACCCGATGACCCGGCGCTGCAAAACGGTTTCTTTTACCTGCCGACCCTGTTTACCGGTTGCACCAACGACATGCGTATCGTTCAGGAGGAGGTCTTCGGACCGGTGATCAGCGTGGAGCGCTTCGACAGCGAGGAAGAAGCCGTGGCCCGTGCTAACAGCACCGTTTACGGGCTCTCGGCGGGGTTCTGGACCCGCGATCCGGATCGTATGGCCCGTGTTTCCCGGGCGCTGCGCTTCGGAACGGTCTGGATCAACGACTTCAATGTCTACTTCGTCCAGGCCCCCTGGGGGGGCTACCGCCAGTCCGGCCTGGGCCGGGAGCTGGGACGCATGGGCCTTGACGAATACACCGAGGTCAAGCACATTTACCAGAACCATGCCCCGCAGCCGCTGGGCTGGTTTGGAAAATAA
- a CDS encoding ABC transporter substrate-binding protein, whose protein sequence is MLNDHFKRILFTLTLAIVLPMFATAAPAAGKIRIASVAWTGVTVKSELAASVLESLGYTAENTVYSVPFVYAALSSDAADLFFGNWMPSMATVADKFFKKGSVVKYVANMPGAKYTLAVPTYCAEEGLKDFADIVKFGDKLDWKIHGIEAGNDGNLIIRDMIEKNMFGLGRFKILPSSEVAMLAEVQSRVKQKRCIVFLGWSPHSMNERIDMTYLTGSTDATFGPNDGTATVWTNIRKGFDQEQPNVAVLVRNMTFPIAMMNQIMTNMYANKGLKPREAGLTWLKAHPDTYKSWLTGVTTADGKDSVTAFEAYLENIK, encoded by the coding sequence ATGTTAAACGACCATTTCAAGCGAATCCTTTTCACCCTTACCCTGGCCATCGTATTGCCGATGTTCGCCACCGCTGCCCCTGCCGCCGGGAAAATCCGCATCGCCAGTGTCGCCTGGACCGGCGTGACGGTCAAAAGCGAGCTGGCGGCATCCGTCCTGGAGAGTCTCGGTTACACGGCCGAAAACACGGTTTACTCCGTTCCCTTTGTCTACGCGGCCCTTTCCAGCGATGCGGCGGATCTCTTTTTCGGCAACTGGATGCCCTCCATGGCCACGGTGGCCGACAAATTCTTCAAAAAAGGGTCGGTGGTCAAATATGTGGCCAACATGCCCGGCGCCAAGTACACCCTGGCCGTGCCCACCTATTGTGCCGAGGAAGGACTGAAGGATTTTGCGGACATCGTCAAATTCGGCGACAAGCTCGACTGGAAGATTCACGGCATCGAAGCGGGCAACGACGGTAACCTGATCATCCGTGACATGATCGAGAAGAATATGTTCGGACTGGGCAGATTCAAAATCCTGCCTTCCAGCGAGGTGGCCATGCTGGCCGAGGTGCAGTCGCGGGTCAAACAGAAACGCTGTATTGTCTTTCTGGGCTGGTCGCCCCACAGCATGAACGAGCGCATCGACATGACTTACCTGACCGGCAGCACCGATGCGACCTTCGGCCCCAACGACGGCACGGCCACGGTCTGGACCAACATCCGCAAAGGCTTCGATCAGGAACAGCCCAATGTGGCCGTGCTGGTCAGGAACATGACCTTTCCCATCGCTATGATGAACCAGATCATGACCAACATGTATGCGAACAAAGGCCTCAAACCGCGTGAAGCCGGGCTTACATGGCTCAAGGCCCATCCGGATACCTATAAAAGCTGGCTGACGGGCGTTACCACGGCTGATGGAAAGGATTCGGTAACGGCGTTTGAGGCCTATCTGGAAAACATTAAATAA
- a CDS encoding FadR/GntR family transcriptional regulator, with translation MAKEIFPRSPFMPVQSGRASEDIALNLEAAILDGRLKPGGRLPSERDMQVQFGTGRGVVREAIKILKQKGLLEVRKGVKGGAYVRQLEMANVSESLALFLKQHPVEPEKLIEFRESMDRTITVLAISRGTRDEKEALLAAVLRFEALMRKPDPDLTAASELDRELNLMLARMARSPLFEWVMHALQMGFSSHDYALYENPAYREQAAANWRDTARAIAEQEPMRALSCIGQHYGMLRTCVAEQNKPVPAVPFPSGTDAGNSP, from the coding sequence ATGGCTAAGGAAATATTTCCCCGAAGCCCTTTCATGCCCGTGCAGAGCGGTCGGGCCAGCGAGGACATCGCCCTGAACCTGGAGGCCGCCATCTTGGACGGCCGCCTCAAACCCGGCGGGCGCCTGCCCAGCGAGCGGGACATGCAGGTCCAGTTTGGGACCGGTCGGGGGGTGGTGCGCGAGGCGATCAAAATATTGAAGCAGAAGGGCCTGCTCGAGGTGCGTAAGGGCGTTAAGGGAGGGGCCTATGTGCGCCAGCTGGAGATGGCCAATGTTTCCGAGTCTCTGGCCCTTTTTCTCAAACAGCACCCGGTGGAACCGGAAAAATTGATCGAATTTCGCGAGAGCATGGACCGGACCATCACCGTCCTGGCCATTTCCCGCGGCACCCGGGACGAAAAAGAAGCCCTGCTGGCGGCGGTGCTGCGGTTCGAGGCGCTGATGCGTAAGCCGGACCCCGATCTGACCGCGGCCAGCGAACTGGACCGCGAACTGAACCTCATGCTGGCGCGCATGGCCCGAAGCCCTCTGTTCGAATGGGTCATGCACGCCCTGCAGATGGGATTCAGTTCCCACGACTATGCCCTGTACGAAAATCCGGCGTACCGGGAACAGGCGGCCGCCAACTGGCGTGATACGGCTCGCGCCATTGCCGAGCAGGAACCCATGCGCGCCCTTTCCTGCATCGGTCAACACTATGGAATGCTGAGAACGTGCGTGGCAGAACAAAACAAGCCCGTGCCGGCAGTGCCGTTCCCTTCAGGCACAGATGCCGGCAACAGCCCTTAA